The genomic window GTTCCAGCCGGCCAATCAGGGGCAGAACTGGTTCCAAGAAACCCTCCAAACGATCCCGGGCCTCTCGCAACGCTTTCTTGTCCATGCTCTCAACATAGCATACTTTCCCTCGATTTACAATCACTTAACGGAGTAGTACTAGGCCACGGTCGCCAATTGCCCCATGACGAGCCGGCCATTTTCGTCCCCGCCGGCCCCCGCTCCGTGGCCGTCAGCCGGCAGGGCGATGACCGCGACCCCTGACGGCCGGCCGGCTCGATCCGTGATCGGGCAGCAGAGAGACGAGAAGCGAAGCGGCTCGCCGGAGTCGGTGGGGATTGCGACGGCGTCCAGGAAAACGGGGCTGTTAGCCGTTCCCGCCTCTCGGGTCGCCCGTTCCAAGCGGTGGTCCTTGGTCAGTGGGGTGATCTCCAAGAGCCTCTTGCCGACGAGGTCGACCTCGGTCACCGGTCTTCCGGAAAAGCGGCTGAGAAGTGCGCAGCAAGGAGGGTTAGCAATGGTGCAGTTGAGATCGGGGCCCATCAAGACCATTACTGCAACATCCATAGAGCTGATCATCTTGGATGCAGGCCCAACGGGGGGCGCTTTACCCCCCAGGGCCATCTGGGCAAGGGTGGCGATCACCTTAAGCGAGAACGGCTCCGGACCCTCGTAAATGGCGAACACCCCCGATGAGATGTCGACCAAGGTCGTGTTACTCCTCGACCCTCCGGCCAAAAGGGGCCCGGGATGCAGTTTCGCGACTGCCGTTAGAGTTGGACCCTCAGGGCGGCAATCCCTGGTAGGTCCAGGTCCCTGGAGCACATTTTGCCGAGACAGCCGCGACCGCCTGACCCGGCAGACCGCTAACCATTGGCCGCGGCGCGGGAGCTGGTCCTGGACGGAAGGTCCAGGTCCATGCCCAGCCGGCCCAAGAGGACGGCCGGGTCGAGGGTCGAGTAGCCCCTGATGAGCACCCCGCATGGCTCGTCGTCAATTTCGTTGAAGCAGTGAAGCATGTTCGGGATCCGTCCGTCCGGCCGGGCATAGCAGTTGCGCACCCGGGCCAGGGCGATATAGAGCACGTCGGTCAGTTCATCGTAGGCGACCTTCGGGAAGGACGTCGCGGCACTAGCTGTCATCAGCGGGCCTCCCTTGGTAAGAGTTTTCTGACAACAGTCTATGCGCGACCCGCCTAGCTGCCACTTGTCATTGTTTTCACAAGGGATCCCAGCGGTGTCCACTCCCGCGCGACCCGGTCCAACCATCCGGCCACAGCCTGTCAAATCACCAGAGCCACCCGGTATTCGGGTGGCTTTGTATCTTCCAAAACGCCTAAAAAGGTCGGGCCATTCATCCGATGTTCCCTCTGTAGACCCCCCAAGGGTCAGCCGGCCCGCGCCGGGGCCTTGGGCTCGGGGGGGAGGAGAAGCATTGCGATTCAAGCTTCCGCTGAAGCCGTTTTCCATTACCGAGGGCCGCCCCGGCGATCGCTTCAAGCACTTGATCGCCTTAATGGGTGTGTTCGTCTTCGCTCTTTTTTCCTTGGCTTACGGGGCCGGATTGACGCTGGTGGCCAGGCAGCACGGCCGAATCACCCCCTGGGTCGGCCTCTTCCTCCTGCCCGGGGTGGCCTACGTCCTGTGGATTCAGAACGTCGGGGTCGCCCGCTTCCTCTCAGGCATGATCACCTGCGTCAAGGCGGCCCGGGAGATTGCCGCCGGCGACCTCGAGAGCCACATTCCGATGCTCAAGGGGAGCCTGACGACGGAACTCGGGGCGGCCCTGAACGAGGTGCGGGAGCGCTTGGCCGCTCAGAACGAAGAGCTCATCCAGCTTAACGCCAACCTGGAGGAGCAGGTCCGCAAGCGGACCCTGGCCCTGGAGTTGCTCAGCGCGGTCGGGGCCGGCCTCAACGAGTCCCTCGACGTCGGGGTCATCCTGGAGAACTCCCTCAACGCCTTGACCAGGATCGCCGGCTGGCCGATGGCGGCCATCTACATCCTCGACGAGGAGGAGCTCAAGCTGGCCACCGACCGAGGCCTTCCCCCCTTCGCCGGCGAGCAGGTCAAGCGCGGGGACCCCGGCCAGGGACTGGTCGGTCGGGCGGCGACCGGCAACGGGACGCAGGTCTGGCATCGTCCCGGT from Bacillota bacterium includes these protein-coding regions:
- a CDS encoding PAS domain-containing protein, giving the protein MVDISSGVFAIYEGPEPFSLKVIATLAQMALGGKAPPVGPASKMISSMDVAVMVLMGPDLNCTIANPPCCALLSRFSGRPVTEVDLVGKRLLEITPLTKDHRLERATREAGTANSPVFLDAVAIPTDSGEPLRFSSLCCPITDRAGRPSGVAVIALPADGHGAGAGGDENGRLVMGQLATVA